The Thunnus maccoyii chromosome 24, fThuMac1.1, whole genome shotgun sequence DNA window AGCTATTGACACAAACCACGTGCAAACTGCTGCTTAGAAGGTGGGAAAAAGGTGATTCTTTTCCAACTCAAGTAATTATTTCTAGTCCAGTTTCTACCTAAAGACCCTGCAGAGGTCTAAAAGAATTGgcaacacttaaaaatgtttaagCGATAAATTGTAGGCCTCTATTAGCTGTAGGTCTACTGATTTGACTGCATGGCGTATGATTGGTTGTCTTACAGGAGTCTTGCAGAACCGACCCCCCCCTTCCTTGTCCCCCTAGCCTACAAGTGTGATAGTGTTCAGGGACAGTAGGTTGAGGGCAAAAATCAATGGCAGCAGTCATTATTCGGACACCGCTAAGGCCTGATTTAAACGACGATAACTGACTCACTATTGGATAATGTCTCCAAACTTGTTTGCTTGATCATCACCTTGAGAAAAACAAGTATAAAGGATTGATTTTTAGCCACATTTCATATATGTCTTGTCTCATACTTTCGTGGAGTAAATTTAGCAATATATATAACTTGCCACTCAGACTCAGTACATGACATGTTTTCAAtatcatacaaatatatataattttctaTTATCTATGGATATAAAGAGATGAGGTTAACCTCAAACATAGTACACAGTCAGTGGGGAGCCAGAGTTAAGACCTACATGTGCAGATTTTCACCTAAGCAAGCTTTCAGGTTGGCttcccttaaaaaaaacaaaacaaaacaaaacaaaaaaaacaacgcAGTCCATCACACCTGACCATATATATAAGCATTTGTGCCATATTTTCCTGATTAGCAGTCATTAAGTGTGCTAGCTTGATTGGCAGGTTTTAAAAAGGACAGGGCTCAACGAGTACGGCTGGTTCACTCTCATtcgttgctgttgctgttgctgtcgAGATCTTTGCACTGCAGGTCTCCACCGGCGTAGTTGGTGCCGGGGATTTTCACGCCAAACCGGTCCACACACCAGCAGATCCCCCTCCGACGACCACGAGACGGCTTACACTGCAAAAGAAGAGCGGTATAAATGCTTTATTGGATAGTTGAAATACTTCATTTTGGTCTCAGAACcaaatttgtttaatttgtttgttgatTGAATGAATGACATGATATAAGAGGATGTATTCATACTTGTTTGCGCTTGAAGAAACCCTTCTTGTCACAGTTAGGGATGTACAAAGAGAGAGCCAAGACCCGAGAGGTGTCCTTCATGCTCTGAATGAGATTATCCAGTCTTCTTCTGCAGGGGccctacataaacaaacacaggtATACATGATCACaagtgtgaaatgaaatgttaacTTGCACCAGAGTTAGAAATTAACAGCTTAAGGCTCTGGTCCAACATGCCCTTGAAAGTTTGTAAAATGCCCccagggaaaagaaaaaaaatggaggcaGACCTATAATGAGGACTTAAGTATTTCACTATGTTCACACCATGTTGTCACGTGTGAAAGTGGCCCCGTGGGGCATCTTGGCTTATTTGTCAGAACTGGTTTCTTTCCACTGTGCAAGAAGCCTGAAGCAGTAAGATGCAGTATCTGAGATTTGTATGTTTAAAGTGAAGCAAATGTCTGTTCAATTGCCAATATCCAAATCGAATAATCTACTGCTGATTCAGAAAATTGCCCAAAAACTTCTCTCTAAGTTGAGTCAATTTTCCAACCTGGCATGCATTTTAGTAATCTCTTCCTCACTTACAAACTCAGGCTCCAGTTTATCCAAGCTGTGAGGAGGGAAATCCAGGTTGCTGGCAGGTCCCAGCCTGGCCAGCTGCTTGATGCGGTCCTTGGCCTGTTTCATTGCCTGGACCTTTAGACTGCTGATGCGGTCTCCATGTATGGGCACCTTAGTTTGAGGCAGCATCGACTCTGGGATGGGTAGCAGGGCGCCATCATGAGATTCTCCGCCTGATAGAGAGGCAAAGACAAAGAGggacgggggggggggttggagtCACTCATtagagttttcttgtaaacaaaggTGTGTATATACTTGAGGCCTAATAAAAGTGCTAAATgcttttccttcctcataaaacatctgCGAAGCTAttctttgaatattttaaagtgTTCTTCCACATcttttgttggtgcattgcttcGTTTTTTTGGCACTTTACCGCTAACGAGTACAGCAGCGctttctgacccaaacagctgatctgcggCGTAATACAGTGCACAGCATGTGTAGGAATATGAAAGCTGTACCGTTGAGAACATGTAGTGCCAAAAGAAAAGGGCTGTCTGACAGCAAGGTAAAGcggtgaaaatattcta harbors:
- the igfbp5a gene encoding insulin-like growth factor-binding protein 5a — encoded protein: MLLSVSFLVVPLLSITGCGSSYVPCEPCDQKALSMCPPVPVGCQLVKEPGCGCCLTCALEEGQPCGVYTGPCTRGLRCLPKNGEEKPLHALLHGRGVCRNEKLYKLMHPSKGGESHDGALLPIPESMLPQTKVPIHGDRISSLKVQAMKQAKDRIKQLARLGPASNLDFPPHSLDKLEPEFGPCRRRLDNLIQSMKDTSRVLALSLYIPNCDKKGFFKRKQCKPSRGRRRGICWCVDRFGVKIPGTNYAGGDLQCKDLDSNSNSNE